In Gasterosteus aculeatus chromosome 15, fGasAcu3.hap1.1, whole genome shotgun sequence, a single genomic region encodes these proteins:
- the LOC120833274 gene encoding uncharacterized protein LOC120833274 isoform X6, translating to MPGSKPSMAVQDKHSDVPPSQGPLSARIINSQSKRNGFNKRTGVTNGPNVDERLKAARVRREEHQKLLACRERERLEREQRARQYYDQQLQERKKKLLDQRLKEERRRAAVAGKRKQTLKEEKERYESAVRRTVEKSQRAQHSLSHNPRGRKLTKSVSCHSMNSTVTAPHNPKHPSGSFHHMPSASPSPHNRRHRSVNMPQMKAARQKDAHWKDSNTKSPPANTSANTAKVKPPSPERTPRRSIRTHSTPLQPELPPVPEEDVTVCSSALSPGNARPARTPVQGQPKTMMDENAPGTPCLNLPHKETPALTATTGHGNPQPPKVTCRPSAGTTDQEEASRLLAEKRREARLQREREEQERLQREEADRRSREELEHMRAGERARQQAEARRLIEEKMRREGEEQRQAEEERAQARREAALLQKQREEEQAKERAKAMEIIQEREILAQKEDAARQARKKRLEEIMRRTRRTDSPDTKTVPASVLPSEARPKENTEPIHNGSIEVAVKLTVGTKTSQLNNEEDVIPVVAFKERRSLRTLTGLEEIQSHQRAEVI from the exons ATGCCAGGCTCCAAACCTAGCATGGCTGTGCAGGATAAACACAGTGACGTCCCTCCATCGCAGGGACCGCTTTCTGCGCGCATCATCAACAGCCAGAGCAAGAGGAATGGATTTAATAAAAGAACAGGAG TGACCAATGGACCGAATGTGGATGAGAGGCTGAAAGCAGCACGGGTACGAAGAGAGGAGCACCAGAAGTTACTCG CCTGTCGGGAGCGGGAAAGATTGGAGCGGGAGCAGCGGGCCAGGCAGTACTATGACCAACAACTGCAGGAGCGCAAAAAGAAACTCCTGGACCAGAGGCTCAAGGAGGAGAGGCGGCGCGCTGCTGTGGCGGGAAAGCGCAAGCAGACActgaaggaggagaaa GAGCGATATGAATCTGCAGTGCGTCGGACGGTGGAGAAGAGCCAAAGGGCCCAGCACAGCCTGAGCCACAACCCGAGAGGAAGGAAACTCACCAAGAGCG TTTCATGCCACTCCATGAATTCCACCGTCACTGCCCCTCACAACCCCAAACACCCCTCTGGTTCATTCCACCACATGCCGTCTGCTTCCCCGAGTCCCCATAACAGGCGGCACAGAAGCGTCAACATGCCACAG ATGAAAGCAGCGAGACAGAAGGATGCTCATTGGAAGGACTCCAATACTAAATCCCCTCCTGCCAACACCAGTGCCAACACGGCCAAAGTCAAACCGCCGTCACCCGAACG GACCCCCCGACGATCAATCCGCACACACTCGACCCCGCTGCAGCCTGAGCTCCCACCTGTCCCCGAGGAGGACGTTACCGTTTGTAGTTCAGCCCTCTCCCCTGGCAACGCAAGGCCCGCCAGGACACCAGTTCAAGGTCaaccaaagacaatgatggaTGAAAATGCACCAGGGACTCCATGTCTGAATCTGCCCCACAAAGAGACACCTGCTTTAACCGCGACCACAGGACATGGAA ATCCACAGCCTCCTAAAGTCACGTGTAGACCTTCAGCCGGGACCACAGACCAAGAGGAGGCCTCACGTCTCCTGgctgagaaaaggagagaggccCGACTACaacgggagagagaggagcaggagcgcCTACAAAGAGAGGAGGCCGACAG GCGGAGTCGTGAGGAGCTGGAGCACATGAGGGCAGGGGAGCGAGCGCGACAACAGGCCGAGGCTCGGCGTCTCATAGAGGAGAaaatgaggagggagggagaggagcagagacaaGCCGAGGAAGAAAGAGCTCAGGCTAGGAGGGAGGCCGCGCTTCTGCAGAAACAG agagaggaggaacaagccAAAGAGAGGGCAAAGGCAATGGAGATCATACAAGAGCGAGAAATACTCGCACAGAAAGAGGACGCAGCACGCCAAGCAAGAAAAAAG CGACTTGAGGAGATCATGCGGAGAACCAGAAGGACAGATTCTCCAGATACG AAAACTGTTCCAGCGAGTGTTTTGCCAAGTGAAGCCCGACCAAAGGAAAACACGGAGCCCATCCACAACGGATCTATCGAAGTTGCCGTCAAGCTGACAGTGGGGACAAAGACCTCACAGCTGAACAATGAGGAGGATGTGATACCTGTCGTGGCCTTCAAAGAACGCAGGTCCCTCAGGACTCTCACAGGCCTGGAGGAAATCCAGAGCCACCAACGAGCAG AAGTCATCTGA